Proteins from one Planctomyces sp. SH-PL62 genomic window:
- a CDS encoding DUF190 domain-containing protein → MIPPDAVLLRLLLNASRRWRGRPVYRAVVETARSRQVAGASVFLVDLSYGARRRIHDARSEYQGLDVPVAVEVVDGADRVDSLLGDLSAMEPAGLVTVEPVRVVVYASHAGVAGVGSPAAVSPLPGVSSMTLEGEARRVTLYLGSSDLWRGRNLASAIVMRCRELGLAGATASLGVMGFGRTSVIHRAHLLGLSEDVPEKVEIVDRPERIDAILPILKEMVDGGLIVVQDVRVVDFRPSSPLK, encoded by the coding sequence TTGATCCCGCCGGACGCCGTACTCCTGCGGCTCCTCCTGAACGCGAGCCGGCGATGGCGCGGTCGGCCCGTCTACCGGGCCGTCGTCGAGACGGCCCGTTCGCGGCAAGTGGCGGGGGCCTCGGTTTTCCTCGTGGACCTCAGCTACGGCGCCCGCCGCCGGATCCACGACGCCCGCAGCGAGTATCAGGGCCTCGACGTGCCGGTCGCCGTCGAGGTGGTCGACGGGGCCGACCGCGTCGACTCCCTGCTCGGCGACCTCTCCGCGATGGAGCCCGCCGGGCTCGTCACGGTCGAGCCGGTCCGGGTCGTCGTTTATGCATCCCATGCCGGCGTCGCGGGCGTCGGAAGTCCCGCCGCCGTCTCTCCGCTCCCCGGAGTCTCGTCGATGACGCTCGAAGGCGAAGCGCGGCGCGTGACCCTCTACCTCGGCAGCTCGGATCTGTGGCGGGGCCGCAACCTGGCCTCGGCGATCGTCATGCGGTGCCGCGAGCTGGGCCTGGCCGGCGCCACGGCGAGCCTCGGCGTGATGGGGTTCGGCCGCACCTCCGTCATCCACCGCGCCCACCTCCTCGGCCTTTCCGAGGACGTGCCCGAGAAGGTCGAGATCGTCGACCGGCCCGAGCGGATCGACGCGATCCTCCCGATCCTGAAAGAGATGGTCGACGGCGGCCTGATCGTGGTGCAAGACGTCCGGGTCGTCGACTTCCGGCCCTCGTCCCCCTTGAAGTGA
- a CDS encoding fluoride efflux transporter FluC: MEVWSRVLVLSLGGMLGVNARYWVGVGLSRWVASHWGTFVINASGSFAIGFLTTALTHWLPHPHARLAILTGFLGGYTTFSTFAFESVTLWQRGERGAAAFNMAGSVATGFLAAFLGIILARDLFPSYGASQASADAPRSAAFEQGANDATATVDEEGS; this comes from the coding sequence GTGGAAGTCTGGAGCCGTGTCCTGGTGTTGTCGCTGGGGGGGATGCTGGGCGTCAACGCCCGCTACTGGGTGGGCGTGGGCCTGAGCCGGTGGGTCGCCTCGCACTGGGGGACCTTCGTCATCAACGCGAGCGGCTCGTTCGCCATCGGCTTCCTCACCACCGCGCTGACGCACTGGCTGCCGCATCCCCACGCCCGGCTGGCGATCCTGACCGGCTTCCTCGGCGGCTACACGACCTTCTCCACCTTCGCGTTCGAATCGGTCACGCTCTGGCAGCGCGGCGAGCGCGGCGCGGCGGCGTTCAACATGGCGGGGAGCGTCGCGACCGGATTCCTGGCCGCGTTCCTGGGCATCATCCTGGCCCGAGACCTCTTCCCCTCTTACGGGGCCTCTCAGGCGAGCGCCGACGCCCCCCGGTCGGCGGCGTTCGAGCAGGGCGCGAACGACGCGACCGCGACCGTGGACGAGGAGGGATCTTGA